One genomic window of Parasteatoda tepidariorum isolate YZ-2023 chromosome 9, CAS_Ptep_4.0, whole genome shotgun sequence includes the following:
- the LOC122271702 gene encoding zinc finger protein 271-like, protein MTKLYPVRMGEKSFSCNVCNKTFSKRSNLTNHSYVHTGEKPFSCSICNKSFSQKSHLTSHNLVHTGEKPFSCSICNKSFSIKSNLTEHNRVHTGEKPYSCSICNKSFSQRSSLTGHFRIHTGVKPHSCSICNKTFSHRSDMTRHSRVHTGEKPYSCSICNKSFTNRSELTNHSYVHTGDDPFSCSICNKRFSRICNLTKHSRVHAGEKSYSCSVCNKSFSGKSNMTKHSREHTFEKPYSCSICIKSFSQKNKLTRHSRVHTGEKPYSCSVCNKSFSRKSYLTTHSRVHTG, encoded by the coding sequence ATGACTAAACTCTATCCTGTTCGAATGGGTGAGAAATCCTTTTCCTGTAATGTATGTAATAAGACTTTTTCAAAGAGAAGTAATCTGACTAATCACAGTtatgttcatactggtgagaaacctttttcttgtagtatatgtaataagagtttttctcaaaaaagtcATCTAACTTCACACAATCTTGTTCACACTGgtgaaaaacctttttcttgtagtatatgtaataagagtttttcaataaaaagtaatctaaCTGAACACAATCGTGTtcacactggtgagaaaccttattcttgtagtatatgtaataagagtttttctcaAAGAAGTAGTCTGACTGGGCATTTTCGTATTCATACTGGTGTGAAGCCACATTCTTGTAGCATATGCAATAAGACTTTTTCCCATAGAAGTGATATGACTAGACACAGTCGTGTtcacactggtgagaaaccttattcctgcagtatatgtaataagagttttacaAACAGAAGTGAACTGACTAATCACAGTTATGTTCATACTGGTGACGACCctttttcttgtagtatatgtaacaAGAGATTTTCACGAATATGTAATCTGACTAAACACAGTCGTGTTCACGCTGGTGAGAAATcttattcttgtagtgtatGCAATAAGAGTTTTTCGGGAAAAAGTAATATGACTAAACACAGTCGTGAGCACACTtttgagaaaccttattcttgtagtatatgtattaagagtttttcacaaaaaaataaactgactagacacagtcgtgttcacactggtgagaaaccttattcttgtagtgtatgtaataaaagtttttcacgaAAAAGTTATCTGACTACGCACAGTCGTGTTCACACTGGTTAG
- the LOC107455232 gene encoding male-enhanced antigen 1 — MPPIIPIPNDIPENGPENSSSEVDAGLNVNIMSDSDSPSDDENVGHEGYEPLSQDPDCFIDNQYDIEEDGNFLAEEMSGEMEISMINHQSLLIQNSVTDEKATGRLVPEDIKMDEEHIETIKSVMKNITLPTSNLPQWAKIVPEEEWKTALFSEMVVKKCEKSSNRKQMLDVSSNNCSLDFQTEVPR, encoded by the exons ATGCCTCCCATAATACCCATTCCAAACGATATTCCGGAAAATGGCCCAGAAAATAGTTCGTCAGAGGTTGATGCTGGTCTGAATGTCAACATTATGAGTGATTCTGATAGTCCTTCAGACGACGAAAATGTTGGTCATGAAGGATATGAACCACTCTCTCAGGATCCAGATTGTTTTATTGACAACCAATATGACATTGAAGAG gatGGAAATTTTTTAGCAGAAGAGATGTCTGGTGAAATGGAAATTAGCATGATAAATCATCAGTCTTTATTAATACAG AATTCAGTTACTGATGAAAAAGCTACTGGAAGACTTGTACCCGAGGACATTAAAATGGATGAAG AGCACATTGAAACCATAAAATcagtgatgaaaaatattactctaCCCACTTCAAATTTACCTCAATGGGCAAAAATAGTTCCTGAAGAAGAATGGAAAACTGCCCTGTTTTCAGAGATGGTGGTTAAGAAATGTGAGAAAAGCTCCAACAGGAAACAGATGTTAGATGTTTCCTCTAATAACTGCTCATTAGATTTTCAAACTGAAGTTCCTCGATAG